The Myxocyprinus asiaticus isolate MX2 ecotype Aquarium Trade chromosome 26, UBuf_Myxa_2, whole genome shotgun sequence genome has a window encoding:
- the ppcdc gene encoding phosphopantothenoylcysteine decarboxylase, with product MQKHPKFDHLQLDLHRNSSKFRVLVGLTGSVAALKAPLLVTQLLEIPGVDVRVVTTDHATHFYDFAEVPVPVYTDKDEWEMWSKRSDPVLHIELRRWADLLVIAPLDANTLGKIASGICDNLLTCVVRAWDTTRPLLFCPAMNTAMWQHPITAQQVATLKGFGYIEIPCIAKKLVCGDEGKGAMAEVSTIVDAIIQYLQKPAE from the exons atgcagaagcatcCTAAATTTGATCATCTGCAATTGGACTTGCACAGAAATAGTTCAAAATTCCGTGTCCTGGTcggtttgactggtagtgtagctGCACTCAAGGCACCTTTGTTGGTAACACAACTACTTGAAATTCCAGGG GTTGATGTACGTGTGGTCACCACAGACCATGCCACTCATTTTTATGATTTTGCTGAAGTCCCTGTCCCTGTCTACACAGATAAGGATGAGTGGGAG ATGTGGTCAAAGCGCTCTGATCCTGTGCTTCATATCGAACTTAGACGTTGGGCGGACCTTTTAGTCATTGCCCCACTGGATGCAAACACACTTGGCAAAATTGCAAGTGGGATTTGTGACAACCTTCTG ACATGTGTAGTGCGTGCCTGGGACACAACCCGTCCTCTGCTCTTCTGTCCTGCTATGAACACAGCCATGTGGCAGCACCCTATCACTGCACAGCAAGTGGCCACACTTAAAGGCTTTGGCTACATTGAGATCCCCTGTATTGCCAAAAAACTTGTCTGTGGAGATGAAG GTAAAGGTGCCATGGCAGAGGTTTCAACTATTGTTGATGCTATAATACAATACCTCCAAAAACCTGCTGAATGA
- the LOC127417243 gene encoding very-long-chain (3R)-3-hydroxyacyl-CoA dehydratase-like isoform X1, translating to MQALTPHVYWAQRHGEIYLRVEISDAQNISIGVEENVLHFRGQGHGAKGENEYEFSLEFLKPVKPEVKHRSTQRQVNITVKKQEHVWWDRLTKQERKHWFLAPDFDRWLDESDAEMELREKEEKLNKVGTDSRVRKDPFVGLKKGFLFMYNLVQFLGFSWIFVNMTVRLFILGQDSFYDTFHTIADVMYFCQMLAIMEVINPAVGLVKTGVMPAFIQVMGRNFILFVIFGSLEDMQNKPVVFFVFYLWSAIEIFRYPFYMLACIDTEWKLLTWVRYTIWIPLYPLGVLAEAVAVIQSIPIFDETKLLSIHLPKAIGISLSFSYILQVFLVLMFLGLFINFRHLYKLRRRRFRTKKRKAN from the exons ATGCAGGCTCTCACGCCTCACGTGTACTGGGCCCAGCGGCACGGGGAGATTTACCTGCGAGTGGAGATCAGTGATGCACAG AATATCAGTATTGGTGTAGAAGAGAACGTCCTTCACTTCAGAg GCCAAGGACATGGAGCAAAAGGAGAAAATGAATATGAATTCAGCCTGGAATTCTTAAAACCAGTTAAACCTGAG GTGAAACACAGATCCACTCAGCGGCAGGTGAATATTACGGTAAAGAAGCAGGAGCACGTGTGGTGGGATCGGCTCACTAAACAGGAGAGGAAGCATTGGTTTCTAGCACCTGATTTTGACCGTTGGCTGGACGAGTCAGATGCAGAAATGGAGCTCAGAGAAAAG GAAGAGAAACTAAACAAAGTCGGCACTGATTCAAGGGTCCGAAAGGACC CTTTTGTTGGCTTGAAAAAAGGGTTTCTCTTTATGTACAACTTGGTCCAGTTTCTTGGCTTCTCCTGGATCTTTGTTAACATGACTGTACGTTTATTCATACTTGGGCAAG ATTCTTTCTACGACACCTTTCATACCATTGCTGATGTGATGTACTTCTGTCAGATGCTGGCAATAATGGAAGTTATTAATCCTGCTGTGGGGCTGGTTAAGACTGGAGTCATGCCTGCTTTCATACAG GTGATGGGTAGGAACTTCATCCTTTTTGTCATATTTGGTAGCTTAGAGGATATGCAGAACAAGCCTGTGGTCTTTTTCGTCTTCTATCTATGGAGTGCAATCGAGATATTCAG GTATCCTTTCTACATGTTGGCCTGTATTGATACGGAATGGAAGTTGTTGACTTGGGTGAGATACACCATATGGATTCCGCTGTACCCTCTTGGTGTGCTAGCTGAAG CTGTGGCAGTGATCCAGTCCATCCCCATCTTTGATGAAACCAAACTCCTCAGCATTCATCTGCCTAAAGCCATAGGTATATCGCTCAGCTTCTCCTACATCCTGCAGGTCTTCCTGGTGCTCATGTTCCTGG GCCTCTTCATCAACTTTCGCCACCTCTACAAGCTGAGGAGGAGACGGTTTCGCACAAAGAAGAGGAAAGCCAACTGA
- the LOC127417243 gene encoding very-long-chain (3R)-3-hydroxyacyl-CoA dehydratase-like isoform X2, which yields MELREKEEKLNKVGTDSRVRKDPFVGLKKGFLFMYNLVQFLGFSWIFVNMTVRLFILGQDSFYDTFHTIADVMYFCQMLAIMEVINPAVGLVKTGVMPAFIQVMGRNFILFVIFGSLEDMQNKPVVFFVFYLWSAIEIFRYPFYMLACIDTEWKLLTWVRYTIWIPLYPLGVLAEAVAVIQSIPIFDETKLLSIHLPKAIGISLSFSYILQVFLVLMFLGLFINFRHLYKLRRRRFRTKKRKAN from the exons ATGGAGCTCAGAGAAAAG GAAGAGAAACTAAACAAAGTCGGCACTGATTCAAGGGTCCGAAAGGACC CTTTTGTTGGCTTGAAAAAAGGGTTTCTCTTTATGTACAACTTGGTCCAGTTTCTTGGCTTCTCCTGGATCTTTGTTAACATGACTGTACGTTTATTCATACTTGGGCAAG ATTCTTTCTACGACACCTTTCATACCATTGCTGATGTGATGTACTTCTGTCAGATGCTGGCAATAATGGAAGTTATTAATCCTGCTGTGGGGCTGGTTAAGACTGGAGTCATGCCTGCTTTCATACAG GTGATGGGTAGGAACTTCATCCTTTTTGTCATATTTGGTAGCTTAGAGGATATGCAGAACAAGCCTGTGGTCTTTTTCGTCTTCTATCTATGGAGTGCAATCGAGATATTCAG GTATCCTTTCTACATGTTGGCCTGTATTGATACGGAATGGAAGTTGTTGACTTGGGTGAGATACACCATATGGATTCCGCTGTACCCTCTTGGTGTGCTAGCTGAAG CTGTGGCAGTGATCCAGTCCATCCCCATCTTTGATGAAACCAAACTCCTCAGCATTCATCTGCCTAAAGCCATAGGTATATCGCTCAGCTTCTCCTACATCCTGCAGGTCTTCCTGGTGCTCATGTTCCTGG GCCTCTTCATCAACTTTCGCCACCTCTACAAGCTGAGGAGGAGACGGTTTCGCACAAAGAAGAGGAAAGCCAACTGA
- the LOC127417237 gene encoding integrator complex subunit 14-like isoform X1 yields the protein MPTVVLMDSSLSMTRPVSVEGSEEFQRKNLAVHGLTMLFEHMATNYRLEFTALVAFSSLWELLVPFTRDYNTLQEALNNLEDYDKTFLESALQGVSNIVQQEWGTSCPCQVVLVTDGALGIGRGSLRHFLQTLNQRVEDKKFPLPFPFPSKLYVMCIANAEELQATDGMDNLEQLISINGGEGQIYTMEGPLCLKNVQSMFGKLIDHAYSPFHAVLRCGNLASDVQVFPRPEPVLSDEEVDPMPKTVQPDLEIVGFIEIGDISSPPVLSRHLVLPIAVTKEGDEIGTGATDETEEETATNQMAGKSPNFCVLLHGSLKVEGMVTLVQLGPEWFGMLYSQADSKKKSNLMMSLFEPGLDPLPWLGRLSQLGPASDAAENPYGEGDGKSPFPIQPKHKRSYAQNVTVWIKASGLQTDVQKILRNARKLPEKTQTFYKELNRLRKAALAFGFWELLKSVAELLERECTLLPDSAHPDAAFQLSHAAQQLKLASSGDSKYAAFEHNITPMLTDFSGGGGAERM from the exons ATGCCTACGGTGGTTCTTATGGACTCCTCGCTGTCCATGACGCGACCCGTGTCAGTGGAGGGCAGCGAAGAGTTTCAGAGAAAGAACTTGGCAGTCCACGGACTGACAATGCTGTTTGAACACATGGCAACAAATTACAGACTCGAGTTCACTGCACTTGTCGCCTTCTCTTCTCTTTGGGAGCTTCTGGTGCCATTCACCAGAGACTACAATACTCTACAG GAGGCCTTGAACAACCTTGAAGACTACGATAAAACCTTCCTGGAGTCAGCACTACAAGGTGTTAGCAATATAGTACAGCAGGAGTGGGGAACGTCCTGTCCATGCCag GTAGTGCTAGTTACTGATGGTGCTCTGGGGATTGGTCGTGGTTCTTTGCGTCACTTCCTGCAAACACTGAATCAACGGGTGGAGGATAAAAAATTCCCACTGCCTTTCCCATTCCCTTCCAAACTTTATGTCATGTGCATTGCCAATGCAGAAGAG CTCCAAGCTACAGATGGTATGGATAACTTGGAGCAGCTGATTAGTATAAATGGTGGAGAGGGTCAGATATACACTATGGAGGGACCCCTCTGTCTTAAAAATGTCCAGTCTATGTTTGG TAAGCTGATTGACCATGCATACTCTCCCTTCCATGCGGTGCTGCGCTGTGGGAACCTGGCCTCTGATGTGCAGGTCTTTCCCAGGCCAGAGCCCGTGCTGTCTGATGAGGAGGTGGATCCCATGCCCAAAACAGTGCAACCAG ACTTGGAGATTGTAGGATTTATTGAGATTGGAGACATCTCCAGCCCTCCTGTTTTATCCAGACACTTGGTCCTGCCCATTGCTGTGACTAAAG AGGGGGATGAGATAGGTACAGGGGCCACTGATGAGACAGAGGAAGAGACCGCCACAAATCAGATGGCTGGCAAGAGTCCAAATTTCTGCGTTCTTCTACATGGCAGCCTAAAAGTGGAGGGCATGGTGACACTTGTACAGCTGGG GCCAGAGTGGTTTGGAATGCTTTATTCCCAGGCAGACAGTAAGAAGAAGTCCAATCTGATGATGTCACTCTTTGAGCCAGGCTTAGACCCTCTGCCCTGGTTGGGCAGATTGTCACAGCTTGGTCCTGCCTCGG ATGCAGCGGAAAATCCCTATGGTGAAGGTGACGGTAAAAGTCCTTTCCCCATACAGCCGAAACACAAGAGAAGCTATGCTCAGAATGTTACAGTCTGGATTAAAGCCAGTGGATTGCAG ACAGATGTACAAAAAATCCTCCGTAATGCAAGGAAGCTGCCAGAAAAAACACAAACCTTCTATAAG GAATTGAATCGTCTTCGGAAGGCTGCACTGGCCTTTGGTTTCTGGGAGCTCTTGAAGAGTGTAGCTGAACTGCTGGAGAGGGAGTGCACTCTGCTGCCAGACTCTGCCCACCCTGATGCTGCCTTTCAGCTCTCACACGCTGCCCAGCAACTTAAACTGGCCAGTAGTGGAGACTCCAAGTATGCAGCCTTCGAACACAACATCACCCCCATGCTCACTGACTTCTCTGGGGGTGGAGGAGCTGAGAGAATGTAG
- the LOC127417237 gene encoding integrator complex subunit 14-like isoform X2, with the protein MPTVVLMDSSLSMTRPVSVEGSEEFQRKNLAVHGLTMLFEHMATNYRLEFTALVAFSSLWELLVPFTRDYNTLQEALNNLEDYDKTFLESALQGVSNIVQQEWGTSCPCQLQATDGMDNLEQLISINGGEGQIYTMEGPLCLKNVQSMFGKLIDHAYSPFHAVLRCGNLASDVQVFPRPEPVLSDEEVDPMPKTVQPDLEIVGFIEIGDISSPPVLSRHLVLPIAVTKEGDEIGTGATDETEEETATNQMAGKSPNFCVLLHGSLKVEGMVTLVQLGPEWFGMLYSQADSKKKSNLMMSLFEPGLDPLPWLGRLSQLGPASDAAENPYGEGDGKSPFPIQPKHKRSYAQNVTVWIKASGLQTDVQKILRNARKLPEKTQTFYKELNRLRKAALAFGFWELLKSVAELLERECTLLPDSAHPDAAFQLSHAAQQLKLASSGDSKYAAFEHNITPMLTDFSGGGGAERM; encoded by the exons ATGCCTACGGTGGTTCTTATGGACTCCTCGCTGTCCATGACGCGACCCGTGTCAGTGGAGGGCAGCGAAGAGTTTCAGAGAAAGAACTTGGCAGTCCACGGACTGACAATGCTGTTTGAACACATGGCAACAAATTACAGACTCGAGTTCACTGCACTTGTCGCCTTCTCTTCTCTTTGGGAGCTTCTGGTGCCATTCACCAGAGACTACAATACTCTACAG GAGGCCTTGAACAACCTTGAAGACTACGATAAAACCTTCCTGGAGTCAGCACTACAAGGTGTTAGCAATATAGTACAGCAGGAGTGGGGAACGTCCTGTCCATGCCag CTCCAAGCTACAGATGGTATGGATAACTTGGAGCAGCTGATTAGTATAAATGGTGGAGAGGGTCAGATATACACTATGGAGGGACCCCTCTGTCTTAAAAATGTCCAGTCTATGTTTGG TAAGCTGATTGACCATGCATACTCTCCCTTCCATGCGGTGCTGCGCTGTGGGAACCTGGCCTCTGATGTGCAGGTCTTTCCCAGGCCAGAGCCCGTGCTGTCTGATGAGGAGGTGGATCCCATGCCCAAAACAGTGCAACCAG ACTTGGAGATTGTAGGATTTATTGAGATTGGAGACATCTCCAGCCCTCCTGTTTTATCCAGACACTTGGTCCTGCCCATTGCTGTGACTAAAG AGGGGGATGAGATAGGTACAGGGGCCACTGATGAGACAGAGGAAGAGACCGCCACAAATCAGATGGCTGGCAAGAGTCCAAATTTCTGCGTTCTTCTACATGGCAGCCTAAAAGTGGAGGGCATGGTGACACTTGTACAGCTGGG GCCAGAGTGGTTTGGAATGCTTTATTCCCAGGCAGACAGTAAGAAGAAGTCCAATCTGATGATGTCACTCTTTGAGCCAGGCTTAGACCCTCTGCCCTGGTTGGGCAGATTGTCACAGCTTGGTCCTGCCTCGG ATGCAGCGGAAAATCCCTATGGTGAAGGTGACGGTAAAAGTCCTTTCCCCATACAGCCGAAACACAAGAGAAGCTATGCTCAGAATGTTACAGTCTGGATTAAAGCCAGTGGATTGCAG ACAGATGTACAAAAAATCCTCCGTAATGCAAGGAAGCTGCCAGAAAAAACACAAACCTTCTATAAG GAATTGAATCGTCTTCGGAAGGCTGCACTGGCCTTTGGTTTCTGGGAGCTCTTGAAGAGTGTAGCTGAACTGCTGGAGAGGGAGTGCACTCTGCTGCCAGACTCTGCCCACCCTGATGCTGCCTTTCAGCTCTCACACGCTGCCCAGCAACTTAAACTGGCCAGTAGTGGAGACTCCAAGTATGCAGCCTTCGAACACAACATCACCCCCATGCTCACTGACTTCTCTGGGGGTGGAGGAGCTGAGAGAATGTAG